From Calothrix sp. PCC 6303, a single genomic window includes:
- a CDS encoding phage holin family protein gives MKHFLLTLLGTAIALIITANIVPGLTVKSFVAALVAAIVIGFVNAFVRPILSFFTFPITFFTFGLFTFVINALMLILASKLTPGYGFIVRDFGAAFIGSIVLSIVSSVINYFVRAVD, from the coding sequence ATGAAACACTTTTTACTGACTTTGTTAGGGACTGCGATCGCACTAATTATCACAGCCAATATTGTACCAGGTTTAACTGTGAAGAGTTTTGTGGCAGCATTGGTTGCAGCAATAGTAATTGGATTTGTAAATGCTTTTGTTCGTCCTATTTTGAGCTTTTTTACTTTTCCAATTACTTTTTTCACTTTTGGTCTATTTACATTTGTAATCAATGCTTTGATGTTGATATTAGCAAGTAAATTAACTCCTGGTTATGGCTTTATTGTCAGAGATTTTGGTGCGGCTTTTATCGGTTCAATTGTCTTATCGATTGTTTCCAGTGTGATCAATTATTTTGTTCGGGCAGTAGATTAA
- a CDS encoding peptidoglycan-binding domain-containing protein codes for MTSTPLLLATPSVAETTSTQQIAQVISTGSIKRPNLAPGSQGESVSELQAALKFLGFYDGAVDGIYSDATAAGVSKFKQAAGLKVDNTVDAATWQRLFPGEATIVNANSGLTSPTPFPSPTQTTRNQQSRNSEVAVKPVTSNQKKTPQPMETVRPVTTNRNQQKTGSAQNSTSNRSRQTASSSTNRTSKTTFTPKPGIQYTVGGMPILRIGMRGSEVTQAQQHLKRLGYLAANPDGDFGTETEVAVKALQKRFGLEADGIVGGETWELLTRRRK; via the coding sequence TTGACATCAACACCCCTACTTTTGGCTACTCCATCCGTAGCAGAAACAACATCTACACAACAAATCGCTCAAGTTATTTCTACTGGTTCTATCAAACGTCCTAACTTAGCACCTGGTAGTCAAGGAGAATCTGTTTCCGAGTTACAGGCAGCTTTGAAGTTTTTAGGCTTTTACGATGGTGCTGTTGATGGTATTTACAGCGATGCTACCGCTGCTGGTGTTTCTAAATTTAAGCAAGCAGCTGGTTTAAAAGTAGATAATACTGTTGATGCTGCAACTTGGCAACGCTTATTTCCTGGTGAAGCAACAATTGTTAATGCTAACTCTGGATTAACATCACCAACACCATTTCCAAGTCCAACTCAAACAACTAGAAACCAACAAAGCAGAAATTCAGAAGTAGCAGTAAAACCTGTAACATCGAATCAGAAAAAAACTCCCCAACCGATGGAAACTGTTCGTCCCGTTACAACTAATCGAAATCAACAGAAAACTGGTTCTGCCCAGAATTCAACATCAAATCGTTCTCGACAAACTGCATCATCATCCACAAACCGTACCTCGAAAACAACCTTTACACCAAAACCTGGTATTCAATATACTGTTGGCGGAATGCCGATTTTAAGAATTGGAATGCGCGGTTCTGAAGTTACTCAAGCACAGCAACATTTAAAAAGACTTGGTTATTTAGCAGCTAATCCTGATGGTGATTTTGGGACTGAAACTGAAGTTGCTGTCAAAGCTTTACAAAAGCGCTTTGGTTTAGAAGCTGATGGCATTGTTGGTGGAGAAACTTGGGAGTTGCTGACAAGACGGCGGAAATAA